A genomic window from Jiangella alba includes:
- a CDS encoding MMPL family transporter, which produces MATFLYRLGRFSYRRRGVVLAIWLGLVALFGVGASTLSGPTSDTFSIPGTESQEAFDLLEERFPGGNTDGATARVVFAAPEGQTLDDPANQAAVGDVLAELQAAPQVADVPDPFEIGTVSEDGTIAFSQVTYAVPFFDLTDEAREALTEAAEGGRDAGLTVELGGEAAMSDEEPAGTEIIGIGVAAVVLILTFGSLIAAGLPLITAILGIVIGISAITAASGFMDIGSSTPTLALMLGLAVGIDYALFIVSRFRHELAVGRDGEEAAGRAVGTAGSAVVFAGLTVMIALAGLFVVNIPMLTEMGLAAALTVGVAVIIALSLLPALLGFAKHRVLGGKIPGLRRIRERATDDDSLPTLGRRWVNLVTRRPVAVLTIAVVGMLALAAPLLDLRLGLPDEGSSSPDSTQRKAYDLTVEGFGPGFNGPLMVVVDASGSPDAQAAADSVAASLESFDGIATVTQPVPNEAGDTAIINVVPEFGPGSAETEDLVGDIRDQIGAVGEESGADVTVTGTTAINIDFSERMTEALLPYLALVVGLSFVLLMLVFRSVLVPLKAALGFLLTMGATFGAIVAVFQWGWFNGLLGIEQTGPIISMLPIFLIGVVFGLAMDYQVFLVTRMREEHVHGAAPKESVVIGFQHGARVVSAAALIMISVFAAFIFGGEDVIMQVGLALAAAVAFDAFVVRMTIVPAVMTLLGSRAWFLPRWLDRLLPNVDVEGEKLARQLREEPEPQLEAAQR; this is translated from the coding sequence GTGGCGACATTCCTCTACCGGCTCGGCCGGTTCTCCTATCGGCGCCGCGGGGTGGTGCTGGCCATCTGGCTCGGCCTCGTCGCGCTCTTCGGGGTGGGCGCCTCGACGCTGTCCGGGCCCACGTCCGACACGTTCTCCATCCCCGGCACCGAGTCCCAGGAGGCGTTCGACCTCCTCGAGGAGCGGTTCCCCGGCGGCAACACCGACGGCGCCACGGCGCGCGTCGTGTTCGCCGCGCCCGAGGGCCAGACCCTCGACGACCCCGCCAACCAGGCCGCCGTCGGCGACGTCCTGGCCGAGCTCCAGGCGGCGCCGCAGGTCGCCGACGTGCCCGACCCGTTCGAGATCGGCACCGTGTCCGAGGACGGCACCATCGCGTTCTCGCAGGTCACCTACGCCGTTCCGTTCTTCGACCTCACCGACGAGGCGCGCGAGGCGCTCACCGAGGCCGCCGAGGGCGGTCGCGACGCCGGCCTGACGGTCGAGCTCGGCGGCGAGGCGGCCATGAGCGACGAAGAGCCGGCCGGCACTGAGATCATCGGCATCGGCGTCGCCGCCGTGGTGCTGATCCTCACGTTCGGCTCGCTCATCGCCGCCGGCCTGCCGCTGATCACCGCCATCCTCGGCATCGTCATCGGCATCTCCGCCATCACAGCGGCCAGCGGGTTCATGGACATCGGGTCCAGCACTCCCACGCTGGCGCTCATGCTCGGCCTGGCCGTGGGCATCGACTACGCGCTGTTCATCGTGTCGCGCTTCCGGCACGAGCTGGCCGTGGGCCGCGACGGCGAGGAGGCCGCCGGTCGCGCCGTCGGCACGGCCGGGTCCGCGGTCGTGTTCGCCGGGCTCACCGTCATGATCGCGCTGGCCGGCCTGTTCGTCGTCAACATCCCGATGCTGACGGAGATGGGCCTCGCCGCGGCGCTCACCGTGGGCGTCGCCGTCATCATCGCGCTCAGCCTGCTGCCCGCCCTGCTCGGCTTCGCCAAGCACCGGGTGCTGGGCGGAAAGATCCCCGGCCTGCGCCGCATCCGCGAGCGGGCCACCGACGACGACAGCTTGCCCACCCTGGGCCGGCGCTGGGTGAACCTGGTCACGCGACGGCCGGTCGCCGTGCTCACCATCGCCGTCGTGGGCATGCTGGCGCTGGCGGCGCCGCTGCTCGACCTCCGGCTCGGGCTACCCGACGAAGGCAGCTCGTCGCCCGACAGCACGCAGCGCAAGGCCTACGATCTCACCGTCGAGGGCTTCGGCCCCGGCTTCAACGGCCCGCTCATGGTGGTCGTCGACGCGTCCGGCAGCCCCGACGCGCAGGCCGCCGCCGACTCCGTCGCAGCCTCGCTCGAGAGCTTCGACGGCATCGCCACGGTCACGCAGCCCGTGCCCAACGAGGCCGGCGACACCGCCATCATCAACGTCGTGCCCGAGTTCGGCCCGGGCAGCGCCGAGACCGAGGATCTCGTCGGCGACATCCGCGACCAGATCGGCGCCGTCGGCGAGGAGTCCGGGGCGGACGTGACAGTCACCGGCACCACGGCCATCAACATCGACTTCTCCGAGCGCATGACCGAGGCGCTGCTGCCGTACCTGGCGCTCGTGGTCGGGTTGTCGTTCGTGCTGCTCATGCTGGTGTTCCGGTCGGTGCTGGTGCCGCTGAAGGCCGCGCTGGGCTTCCTGCTCACCATGGGCGCCACGTTCGGCGCCATCGTCGCGGTTTTCCAGTGGGGCTGGTTCAACGGCCTGCTGGGCATCGAGCAGACCGGGCCGATCATCAGCATGCTGCCGATCTTCCTCATCGGCGTCGTGTTCGGCCTGGCCATGGACTACCAGGTGTTCCTGGTGACGCGCATGCGTGAAGAGCACGTGCACGGCGCGGCGCCGAAGGAGTCGGTGGTCATCGGCTTCCAGCACGGCGCCAGGGTGGTCTCGGCCGCCGCGCTCATCATGATCAGCGTGTTCGCCGCGTTCATCTTCGGTGGCGAGGACGTCATCATGCAGGTCGGCCTCGCGCTGGCGGCCGCAGTCGCGTTCGACGCGTTCGTCGTCCGCATGACCATCGTGCCGGCGGTCATGACGCTGCTGGGCAGCCGGGCCTGGTTCCTGCCGCGCTGGCTGGACCGCCTGCTCCCCAACGTCGACGTCGAGGGCGAGAAGCTGGCCCGCCAGCTCCGGGAGGAGCCCGAGCCGCAGCTGGAAGCGGCGCAACGCTAG
- a CDS encoding TetR/AcrR family transcriptional regulator: MTAEVGLRERKKAATRAALAGAANRLAVELGVEHVTVEAIAAAADVSPRTFHNYFSSREEAIVASIIDWAERLTDEIEARPADEPIWDSLLAVFLGSVEDGAAAHARMMAQIEMVLAHPSVIANQLAALDTMRRRFAEVVAVRTGTDTSRDLYPHLIAGGAGLAFKTAVDIWAAGPPERSLHELVADGFAQIRNGLPQPGR, translated from the coding sequence ATGACAGCCGAAGTGGGTCTGCGTGAGCGCAAGAAGGCGGCCACCCGCGCCGCCCTCGCCGGCGCCGCCAACCGGCTCGCCGTCGAGCTGGGGGTCGAGCACGTCACCGTCGAGGCCATCGCGGCCGCCGCCGACGTGTCGCCGCGGACGTTCCACAACTACTTCTCCAGCCGCGAAGAGGCCATTGTGGCCTCGATCATCGACTGGGCCGAGCGACTCACCGACGAGATCGAGGCGCGGCCGGCCGACGAGCCGATCTGGGACAGCCTGCTGGCGGTGTTCCTGGGGTCGGTCGAGGACGGCGCCGCCGCGCACGCCCGCATGATGGCGCAGATCGAGATGGTGCTGGCCCATCCGTCGGTCATCGCGAACCAGCTGGCCGCGCTCGACACCATGCGCCGCCGGTTCGCCGAGGTCGTCGCCGTCCGCACCGGCACCGACACCTCCCGCGACCTCTACCCGCACCTCATCGCGGGCGGCGCCGGGCTCGCCTTCAAGACGGCCGTCGACATCTGGGCCGCGGGGCCGCCCGAGCGGTCCCTGCACGAACTGGTCGCCGACGGGTTCGCGCAGATCAGGAACGGGCTGCCGCAGCCGGGTCGGTGA
- a CDS encoding oligopeptide/dipeptide ABC transporter ATP-binding protein has translation MQSAPILAAEDVHVEFEARRGGGRARAVDGVNLDIAPGEIVALVGESGCGKTTLARTLLGLEKPTSGRVLHRGTPLAYASKALKAFRRDVQLVLQDPSGSLNPRHTVYDAVAEGLRIHGDVPNERERVADALSRAGLRPPERFFLRFPHELSGGQRQRVVIAGALVLDPNVIVADEPVASLDASVRGEILALLLRLRDELGLAALVVTHDLGLAWNIADRVAVMYLGRIVETGPVEKILTAPEHPYTQALLSVLPDAPGSPVVLQGEPPDPTRIPSGCRFHLRCPVLASGAAAAAAVDDACRGTDPGVLAGGTATQVACHYALTVTDPAAAARS, from the coding sequence ATGCAGAGCGCGCCGATCCTGGCCGCCGAAGACGTCCACGTCGAGTTCGAGGCCCGCCGCGGCGGCGGCCGGGCCCGCGCCGTCGACGGCGTCAACCTCGACATCGCGCCCGGTGAGATCGTCGCGCTGGTCGGCGAGTCCGGGTGCGGGAAGACGACGCTGGCGCGGACGCTGCTCGGGCTGGAGAAGCCGACGTCCGGCCGGGTGCTGCACCGCGGCACTCCCCTGGCCTACGCATCGAAGGCGCTCAAGGCGTTCCGCCGCGACGTCCAGCTCGTCCTGCAGGACCCGAGCGGCTCGCTGAACCCGCGGCACACCGTGTACGACGCCGTCGCCGAAGGCCTGCGCATCCACGGCGACGTGCCGAACGAGCGGGAGCGGGTGGCGGACGCGCTGTCGCGGGCCGGGCTGCGACCGCCGGAGCGGTTCTTCCTGCGCTTCCCGCACGAGCTGTCCGGCGGGCAGCGGCAGCGCGTCGTCATCGCCGGCGCGCTGGTGCTGGACCCGAACGTGATCGTCGCCGACGAGCCGGTCGCCTCCCTCGACGCGTCGGTGCGCGGCGAGATCCTGGCGCTGCTGCTGCGGCTGCGCGACGAGCTGGGGCTGGCCGCGCTCGTCGTCACCCACGACCTCGGGCTGGCGTGGAACATCGCCGACCGGGTCGCCGTCATGTACCTGGGCCGGATCGTCGAGACCGGGCCGGTGGAGAAGATCCTGACCGCGCCGGAGCACCCGTACACGCAGGCGCTGCTGTCGGTGCTGCCGGACGCGCCGGGGTCACCCGTCGTGCTGCAGGGCGAGCCGCCCGACCCGACCCGGATCCCGTCCGGCTGCCGGTTCCACCTGCGCTGCCCGGTGCTCGCCTCGGGCGCCGCGGCGGCCGCCGCCGTCGACGACGCCTGCCGCGGCACGGACCCCGGCGTCCTGGCCGGCGGGACGGCCACCCAGGTGGCCTGTCATTACGCCCTGACCGTCACCGACCCGGCTGCGGCAGCCCGTTCCTGA
- a CDS encoding ABC transporter ATP-binding protein has product MALLEVEDLTVTYRTAGGDVPAVRGVSFALEAGQKLGLAGESGCGKSTMALALLRLLPKTARYTGEIRFDGEDILTMGWGRLRAVRWAGASIVFQGAMHSLNAVQRIGAQIAEPIRLHSKATDAEVRRKTSELLEHVGLPARRADAYPHELSGGQRQRVMIAMALACDPRLIVADEPTTALDVMIQAQILTLIESLVAEQGISLLMISHDLSVLADTCDRLAVMYAGRIIEEGPAAAVFGAARHPYGESLAAAFPRIGDPASRRRPQGLAGDPPDPAELPSGCAFHPRCAVRLDHCDAVDPALWPAGDGERRAACVRVLPDDGLSLVAKESA; this is encoded by the coding sequence ATGGCCCTGCTGGAGGTCGAGGACCTGACCGTGACCTACCGGACCGCCGGCGGCGACGTGCCGGCCGTCCGCGGTGTGTCGTTCGCGCTGGAGGCCGGCCAGAAGCTCGGGCTGGCAGGCGAGTCCGGCTGCGGCAAGTCGACGATGGCGCTGGCGCTGCTGCGGCTGCTGCCGAAGACCGCCCGCTATACCGGTGAAATACGTTTCGATGGTGAGGACATCCTGACGATGGGGTGGGGGCGGCTGCGGGCGGTCCGCTGGGCCGGCGCGTCGATCGTCTTCCAGGGCGCCATGCACTCGCTGAACGCCGTCCAGCGCATCGGCGCGCAGATCGCCGAGCCCATCCGGCTGCACTCGAAGGCCACCGACGCCGAGGTCCGGCGCAAGACGAGCGAGCTGCTGGAGCACGTCGGCCTGCCGGCCCGGCGCGCCGACGCGTACCCGCACGAGCTGTCCGGAGGGCAGCGGCAGCGGGTGATGATCGCGATGGCGCTGGCCTGCGACCCGCGGCTGATCGTCGCCGACGAGCCGACGACGGCGCTGGACGTGATGATCCAGGCGCAGATCCTGACGCTGATCGAGTCGCTCGTCGCCGAGCAGGGCATCAGCCTGCTGATGATCAGCCACGACCTGTCCGTCCTCGCCGACACCTGCGACCGGCTGGCCGTCATGTACGCCGGGCGGATCATCGAGGAGGGCCCGGCCGCGGCGGTGTTCGGCGCGGCGCGGCACCCGTACGGCGAGTCGCTGGCGGCGGCGTTCCCGCGCATCGGCGACCCGGCGTCGCGGCGGCGGCCGCAGGGGCTGGCCGGCGACCCGCCCGACCCGGCCGAGCTGCCGTCCGGGTGCGCGTTCCATCCGCGCTGCGCCGTGCGGCTGGACCACTGCGACGCCGTCGACCCGGCGCTGTGGCCCGCGGGCGACGGCGAGCGACGGGCCGCCTGCGTCCGCGTCCTCCCCGACGACGGGCTGTCCCTGGTGGCGAAGGAGTCCGCGTGA
- a CDS encoding ABC transporter substrate-binding protein, with amino-acid sequence MATSVPRVRTHRTHSERASGARRGRAARFAAGIAAAGLAVSGLAAAGLPANAATEEATDDAEPTSLTIAVAQEVDSLSPFIAVRLLTTNIGRWMYDFLTNYDPKTGETVPALAESWDTSEDGLTWTYHIREDATWTDGEPVTAEDVAWTFNTMMTDPAAAEANGNFVENFASVTATDEQTVEIVLNEPQVTMLALDVPILPEHIWSQVDDFGAFNNDTEFPIVGNGPFILTAYEPNVSITLEANPDYWRGEPKFDQLILRYIDDPDAQVEALRSGEVDFVFNLTPAQYQALQSEENITVSAAKGKRFQGITLNPGARLQDGTPFGDGHPALQDPVVREALVHTIDRDAIYEVAYGGLGEANGGYIPSRYDTFHWEPQGDEATAFDIDEANRLLDEAGYAPGGDGIRVGPDGRPLSFRFNVHGDNPQYIQAAEMMAEWAREAGIELRVEPVSEVGSLLDEGTYDILTTGWNVNPDPNYVLSINLCSGLPTELGGPYLSDAYYCNDAYDQLYTEQLSELDVDARAEIVKEMQQTLYDDNVFVVWGYADALEAYRSDVIASMTPQPDPGGNYYGQDGYWSWWSAVPVGEEDDAAGGSDDGGSSDDGGSNTGLIIGIVAAAVVVLGLIVLLLRRRGSAADDRE; translated from the coding sequence ATGGCGACATCCGTTCCCCGCGTCCGAACGCACCGGACGCACTCCGAGAGAGCGTCAGGCGCCCGCCGCGGGAGGGCCGCGAGGTTCGCCGCCGGCATCGCGGCCGCCGGGCTGGCCGTGTCCGGGTTGGCGGCGGCCGGGCTGCCCGCGAACGCCGCCACCGAGGAGGCGACCGACGACGCGGAGCCGACGTCGTTGACGATCGCCGTGGCGCAGGAGGTCGACTCGCTGAGCCCGTTCATCGCGGTGCGGCTGCTCACGACCAACATCGGCCGCTGGATGTACGACTTCCTCACCAACTATGACCCGAAGACCGGTGAGACGGTCCCGGCGCTGGCGGAGTCCTGGGACACCTCCGAGGACGGCCTCACCTGGACCTACCACATCCGCGAGGATGCCACCTGGACGGACGGGGAGCCGGTCACCGCCGAGGACGTCGCGTGGACGTTCAACACGATGATGACCGACCCGGCCGCCGCCGAGGCGAACGGCAACTTCGTCGAGAACTTCGCCTCCGTCACCGCCACCGACGAGCAGACCGTCGAGATCGTCCTCAACGAGCCGCAGGTGACGATGCTCGCGCTGGACGTGCCGATCCTGCCGGAGCACATCTGGTCGCAGGTCGACGACTTCGGGGCGTTCAACAACGACACCGAGTTCCCGATCGTCGGCAACGGCCCGTTCATCCTCACCGCGTACGAGCCGAACGTGTCGATCACCCTCGAGGCGAACCCGGACTACTGGCGCGGCGAGCCGAAGTTCGACCAGCTGATCCTGCGCTACATCGACGACCCCGACGCGCAGGTCGAGGCGTTGCGCAGCGGCGAGGTCGACTTCGTCTTCAACCTGACGCCGGCGCAGTACCAGGCGCTGCAGAGCGAGGAGAACATCACCGTCAGCGCCGCGAAGGGCAAGCGGTTCCAGGGCATCACGCTGAACCCCGGCGCCCGGCTGCAGGACGGGACCCCGTTCGGCGACGGGCACCCGGCGCTGCAGGACCCGGTCGTCCGCGAGGCGCTGGTGCACACCATCGACCGCGACGCCATCTACGAGGTCGCGTACGGCGGCCTCGGCGAGGCCAACGGCGGCTACATCCCGTCGCGCTACGACACCTTCCACTGGGAGCCGCAGGGCGACGAGGCGACCGCGTTCGACATCGACGAAGCGAACCGGCTGCTCGACGAGGCCGGGTACGCGCCCGGCGGCGACGGCATCCGCGTCGGCCCGGACGGGCGGCCGCTGTCGTTCCGCTTCAACGTGCACGGCGACAACCCGCAGTACATCCAGGCCGCCGAGATGATGGCCGAATGGGCCCGGGAGGCCGGCATCGAGCTGCGGGTCGAGCCGGTCTCCGAGGTCGGCTCGCTGCTCGACGAGGGCACCTACGACATCCTGACCACCGGCTGGAACGTCAACCCGGACCCGAACTACGTCCTCTCGATCAACCTGTGCAGCGGGCTCCCGACGGAGCTCGGCGGGCCGTACCTGTCCGACGCCTACTACTGCAACGACGCCTACGACCAGCTCTACACCGAGCAGCTGTCCGAGCTCGACGTCGACGCCCGCGCGGAGATCGTCAAGGAGATGCAGCAGACGCTGTACGACGACAACGTCTTCGTGGTCTGGGGCTACGCCGACGCACTCGAGGCCTACCGCAGCGACGTCATCGCCTCGATGACCCCGCAGCCGGACCCGGGCGGCAACTACTACGGCCAGGACGGCTACTGGAGCTGGTGGTCCGCGGTCCCCGTCGGTGAGGAGGACGACGCCGCCGGCGGCTCCGATGACGGCGGCAGCAGCGACGACGGCGGCTCGAACACCGGCCTGATCATCGGCATCGTCGCCGCGGCCGTGGTGGTCCTCGGCCTGATCGTGCTGCTGCTCCGGCGTCGCGGCTCCGCCGCCGACGACCGCGAGTAG
- a CDS encoding M50 family metallopeptidase: MDLLAVVGILLFAVGLVVSIALHEIGHLVPAKLFGVKVSQYMIGFGRTVWSRKRGETEYGVKAIPLGGFVRMIGMFPPEPGGDGNTLRQSSTGLFQTMARDARTASREEIGPGDEDRVFYRKAWWKKLIIMLGGPAMNVVLAIVLAGGVLMTFGNPDKPVFAPVVSVVNECVIPASENRTECAGTDPAAPAAAAGLLPGDRVLEIEGKAVTTWTEVSAAIQDAGAGPMPMVIERDGQRMELAPDLIMAERPDPDGPEGATVDT; encoded by the coding sequence ATGGACCTGCTCGCCGTCGTCGGCATCCTGCTGTTCGCGGTCGGGCTCGTCGTCTCGATCGCGCTGCACGAGATCGGGCATCTCGTGCCCGCCAAGCTGTTCGGCGTCAAAGTCAGCCAGTACATGATCGGCTTCGGCCGCACGGTGTGGTCGCGCAAGCGGGGCGAGACGGAGTACGGCGTCAAGGCCATCCCGCTGGGCGGCTTCGTCCGCATGATCGGCATGTTCCCGCCCGAGCCGGGCGGCGACGGCAACACGCTGCGGCAGTCCAGCACCGGCCTGTTCCAGACGATGGCCCGCGACGCCCGCACCGCGTCGCGCGAGGAGATCGGCCCCGGCGACGAGGACCGCGTCTTCTACCGCAAGGCGTGGTGGAAGAAGCTCATCATCATGCTCGGCGGCCCGGCCATGAACGTCGTGCTGGCCATCGTGCTGGCCGGCGGCGTGCTGATGACGTTCGGCAACCCCGACAAGCCGGTGTTCGCCCCGGTGGTGAGCGTCGTCAACGAGTGCGTCATCCCGGCGTCGGAGAACCGCACCGAGTGCGCCGGCACCGACCCCGCCGCGCCCGCCGCCGCGGCCGGCCTGCTGCCCGGCGACCGCGTCCTCGAGATCGAGGGCAAGGCCGTCACCACCTGGACCGAGGTCTCCGCCGCCATCCAGGACGCCGGCGCCGGCCCGATGCCCATGGTCATCGAGCGCGACGGCCAGCGCATGGAGCTCGCGCCCGACCTCATCATGGCCGAGCGGCCCGACCCCGACGGCCCCGAGGGCGCCACCGTCGACACCA
- a CDS encoding ABC transporter permease, translated as MNGLVWARRRRTVARFWSQFRQNRAGVFGLVVLALFVLTALLAPVITPDNALSVTRPPGSPLEGPSADFPLGTDRSGRSMVDLIIWGSRVSLTVGFWATFISITFGTLFGILAGHFGGWPSMVLMRVTDWFLVMPSLVLGVVLAAVLGRSLTTIIVAIGVTSWPTTARLVRAQTLAVEARPYIERAKALGGGHLHVMTNHVLPNVMPIVLAQTTLMVGQAILIESTFAFLGLGDPTTASWGATIQAARDVGAVSSRMWWYILPPGIAIVLVVLAFTLVGRAIEGVLNPKLRERR; from the coding sequence GTGAACGGGCTGGTGTGGGCGCGGCGGCGGCGCACCGTCGCGCGATTCTGGTCGCAGTTCCGGCAGAACCGGGCCGGCGTGTTCGGTCTGGTCGTGCTGGCGCTGTTCGTGCTGACGGCCTTGCTCGCGCCGGTCATCACCCCCGACAACGCGCTCAGCGTCACCCGTCCGCCGGGATCGCCGCTGGAGGGGCCGAGCGCCGACTTCCCGCTGGGCACCGACCGGTCCGGACGTTCGATGGTGGACCTGATCATCTGGGGATCGCGGGTCTCGCTGACGGTCGGGTTCTGGGCGACGTTCATCTCGATCACGTTCGGCACCCTGTTCGGGATCCTGGCCGGGCACTTCGGCGGCTGGCCGTCGATGGTGCTGATGCGCGTGACCGACTGGTTCCTCGTGATGCCGTCGCTGGTCCTGGGTGTCGTGCTGGCCGCGGTCCTGGGCCGCAGCCTGACGACGATCATCGTGGCGATCGGGGTGACGTCCTGGCCGACGACGGCCCGCCTGGTGCGCGCCCAGACGCTCGCCGTCGAGGCGCGTCCGTACATCGAGCGGGCCAAGGCGCTGGGCGGCGGGCACCTGCACGTCATGACGAACCACGTGCTGCCGAACGTCATGCCGATCGTGCTGGCTCAGACGACGCTGATGGTCGGCCAGGCGATCCTGATCGAGTCGACGTTCGCCTTCCTGGGGCTGGGCGACCCGACGACCGCGTCGTGGGGCGCGACCATCCAGGCGGCCCGCGACGTCGGCGCCGTCAGCTCCCGCATGTGGTGGTACATCCTGCCGCCAGGCATCGCGATCGTGCTGGTCGTGCTCGCGTTCACGCTGGTCGGCCGGGCCATCGAGGGCGTACTGAACCCGAAGCTGAGGGAGCGCCGCTGA
- the dxr gene encoding 1-deoxy-D-xylulose-5-phosphate reductoisomerase — protein sequence MPSVRDVVILGSTGSVGTQAIDVIRRNPDRLRVTGLAAGGSDPGQLAEQALEVGAETVAVAKAGAAEDLLLAFYAEARKRGFEEGKYRVPKVLAGPEAAAELAGTQEADVVLNAITGSIGLAPTLAALESGRTLALANKESLIAGGPLVKQLAKPGQIVPVDSEHSALAQCLRSGSPQEVRKLVLTASGGPFRGRTRAQQQNVTPEQALAHPTWNMGPVVTINSANLVNKGLELIEAHLLFDVAFDAIEVVVHPQSIVHSMVEFTDGSTIAQASPPDMRIPIAVALGWPDRVPDAAPACDWTKASTWEFEPLDNAAFPAVELARSAGIRGGLAPAVYNAANEECLAAFVAGRLPFVGIVDTIDRILDEYGGGDARSVDDVAAAEHWARARARELAGSEEEH from the coding sequence ATGCCAAGCGTCCGCGACGTCGTCATCCTGGGTTCGACCGGGTCGGTGGGCACGCAGGCCATCGACGTCATCAGGCGGAACCCGGACCGGTTGCGGGTCACCGGGCTGGCCGCGGGCGGGTCCGATCCGGGGCAGCTGGCCGAGCAGGCGCTGGAGGTGGGCGCCGAGACCGTGGCCGTGGCGAAGGCGGGCGCCGCCGAGGACCTGCTGCTGGCGTTCTACGCCGAGGCGCGCAAACGCGGCTTCGAGGAGGGCAAGTACCGGGTCCCGAAGGTCCTCGCCGGCCCCGAGGCGGCGGCGGAGTTGGCGGGCACGCAAGAGGCCGACGTGGTGCTGAACGCCATCACCGGGTCCATCGGCCTCGCCCCCACGCTCGCCGCGCTGGAGTCGGGCCGGACGCTCGCCCTGGCCAACAAGGAGTCGCTCATCGCCGGCGGCCCGCTGGTGAAGCAGCTGGCCAAGCCCGGCCAGATCGTCCCCGTCGACAGCGAGCACAGCGCGCTCGCCCAGTGCCTGCGCTCGGGCAGCCCGCAGGAGGTGCGCAAGCTCGTCCTGACGGCGAGCGGCGGCCCGTTCAGGGGGCGGACGCGCGCGCAGCAACAGAACGTCACACCCGAGCAGGCGCTCGCGCACCCCACCTGGAACATGGGGCCGGTCGTCACCATCAACTCCGCGAACCTGGTCAACAAGGGCCTGGAGCTGATCGAGGCGCACCTGCTCTTCGACGTCGCGTTCGACGCGATCGAGGTGGTGGTGCACCCGCAGTCGATCGTGCACTCGATGGTCGAGTTCACCGACGGGTCGACGATCGCGCAGGCGAGCCCGCCGGACATGCGCATCCCGATCGCCGTGGCGCTGGGCTGGCCGGACCGCGTCCCCGACGCCGCGCCTGCGTGCGACTGGACGAAGGCGTCGACGTGGGAGTTCGAGCCGCTCGACAACGCGGCGTTCCCGGCGGTCGAGCTGGCCAGATCGGCCGGCATCAGGGGCGGCCTGGCCCCGGCCGTCTACAACGCCGCGAACGAGGAATGCCTGGCCGCGTTCGTGGCCGGACGGCTGCCGTTCGTGGGCATCGTCGACACCATCGACCGTATCCTTGACGAGTACGGTGGTGGTGACGCACGCAGCGTCGACGACGTGGCGGCCGCGGAGCACTGGGCCAGGGCCCGGGCGCGCGAGCTCGCCGGATCGGAAGAGGAACACTGA
- a CDS encoding ABC transporter permease produces MADSALPTAPVPQLSQSVRDRSGVRRRLRYYGEKLGGSLISLFAVILTSFFLFRVIPGDPVRTMTHGRPVSIEQQEQLRRDFGLDKSVAEQFWSYLTGALRLDFGESFQFNRPVTDLIADRLWPTVLLVGTSVVISAALGLWLGVRGAWNHGSLGDRVNTGVALTLWSVPSFWLGLILIVVFASGAGWFPTSGMESTGVTGWERIPDIAHHMVLPLVTLVAVVYAQYLMIMRSSLLDEMGSDYIVTARAKGLRDVIVRRRHAVPNALLPTVTLIFVNLGFVVFGAVLVETIFSWPGLGQLFYSGLSVPDLPLVQGLFILFSAAVILMNLLADLLYPVLDPRVRP; encoded by the coding sequence ATGGCTGATTCGGCGCTGCCGACCGCGCCGGTCCCGCAGCTCTCCCAGAGCGTGCGGGACCGGTCCGGCGTCCGGCGCCGGCTCCGGTACTACGGAGAGAAGCTCGGCGGGTCGCTGATCTCGCTCTTCGCCGTCATCCTGACGAGCTTCTTCCTGTTCCGCGTCATCCCGGGCGACCCGGTGCGGACGATGACGCACGGCCGTCCGGTCAGCATCGAGCAGCAGGAGCAGCTGCGCCGCGACTTCGGCCTCGACAAGTCGGTGGCCGAGCAGTTCTGGTCGTACCTGACCGGCGCGCTGCGGCTGGACTTCGGCGAGTCGTTCCAGTTCAACCGGCCGGTCACCGACCTCATCGCCGACCGGCTGTGGCCGACGGTGCTGCTGGTCGGCACCAGCGTGGTGATCTCGGCGGCGCTCGGCCTGTGGCTGGGCGTCCGGGGCGCCTGGAACCACGGCAGCCTCGGCGACCGCGTCAACACCGGCGTCGCGCTGACGCTGTGGTCGGTGCCGAGCTTCTGGCTAGGCCTGATCCTCATCGTGGTGTTCGCCTCCGGCGCCGGCTGGTTCCCGACCAGCGGCATGGAGAGCACCGGCGTCACCGGCTGGGAGCGCATCCCCGACATCGCCCACCACATGGTGCTGCCGCTGGTCACACTCGTGGCCGTGGTGTACGCGCAATACCTGATGATCATGCGGTCGTCGCTGCTGGACGAGATGGGCAGCGACTACATCGTGACGGCGCGCGCGAAGGGCCTGCGCGACGTCATCGTGCGCCGCCGGCACGCCGTCCCCAACGCGCTGCTGCCGACCGTCACGCTGATCTTCGTCAACCTCGGCTTCGTCGTGTTCGGCGCGGTGCTGGTCGAGACGATCTTCAGCTGGCCGGGCCTGGGCCAGCTGTTCTACTCCGGCCTGAGCGTGCCGGACCTGCCGCTCGTGCAGGGGCTGTTCATCCTGTTCTCCGCGGCGGTGATCCTCATGAACCTGCTGGCCGACCTGCTCTACCCCGTCCTCGACCCCCGGGTGCGGCCGTGA